From Heliangelus exortis chromosome 11, bHelExo1.hap1, whole genome shotgun sequence:
ACCTTGAACTTGCACAAGAAACTTCTTTTAAGTTAAATTCTTATGAAAGATACAAATCCGTAACATACTTTCTCTTTGTTAGGAATTATTTCGTGCTTGTATTAGACATGTACAAAAGTATCCAGAGGTTTACAACCTCCAGGAGATCATGAGTATCATGGGAGGAAAGTTTCATACACAACTGACcttcagactggaaaaaaatcttcttgtaATGGTAATGTTTCATGTACATGTATTGTTTTGGTCTTCTTTTCAAATAAGTAGAATTACATCTGCTTTGTGTTATGCAAGGATTTACGTGTTTTACAAGCCTAACTCAGTGCTGTGGTTAGAGGTTATAATCTATAATTACAGTtgttaatgaagatgttaattaaattattttggtagTAAAGCTTAACACCTTTCATTGCATGTTTGCAATGAAAATCTTACATTAATAGTATACTCTTTATTATAACACTAACTTTATAATGCACCAGCAAaaattctttgtattttttattataagaaGTGCAGTGTTGAGTCAGCATTACTTCAGTTAAAGCAATTTTCTGctagtgtttgttttcttcaaggGTACAGCAAGACGTGTTAATACAGATTTCTCTACCATGCCTGTTCAACTGCCCACAGATTATAAAACTGTTACATCTATTAtaactccagaaaaaaaggcttcttttATTCACAATGTAAGTAACCTTTTTATTGTCATTTTAAGGAATGTTTTGTAGAGAAGAGCAATTTGGTCCTTTTTATGTAGCAGCATTacatttcttaatattttttttcctaccgCTACACATCATGCAGTGTAGGAATATTATGGTATCGTTATTTGTTTGGTATTTCATTTGTAGCAATCACACTGCCCTCTTCAAAAGTTGAATCTTCTGAACTTAGTGCCTCTTGAAGGCATTCAATGAAGCATTAGGCAGGTGAACAATTAAAAAGTCCAATTGAATTGGCTCACTCTGTGGAATCCAGATTGCGTTGTTCATTGCAGTGTTCTTCCTTGTAAACTTGCATTGCAAATTTTAATCTGTGCCTCtgtgtgtttttgtgtgtgtgtgtgtgtgtgtgtgtgtgtgtgtgtgtgtgtgctggtgtGTACGCACATACATATGAATGCATGTAGGCATATAAAGGTTTCTGAGTTAAGAAAGAAGTGCCAAGATTTAGAAGAAATGCTTCAGACTGTCTAGTTTTTTGACAAGTCAGTAAGCTTAGCTTACCCTGAGAATTTCTTTTGCTAAACAGCATGAACTCCATTTCTGATTTGAACAGTTTTTAGATTCCATTCCCCCTTACTGTTAAGTATCCAATATTACCATTTGCAGTCTTCCACAGAGAAATTTAGTGAGTTTTGCATTCTGTATAACTGCTTATGCCAGATAATCTGTTATCCACTACTGTAAGGAGTTTGTTCGCATATCAAAAAACAAGCTTACAAGAGAGGCACTGTGATTGCAAAGACACTTTTGATGAAAAAATAGCAAAGGTAATGCAGGAGAGTGATACATACCTCAAGGGATATTACAGCTATAGAGAGAATGTTTCTGATGAAGTCTCAGGTGGCAGAAGAAAGAACATACCTCGATTTATCTTATTTCTGTCTCATGGTCCTCAGTGCTTTTGGGCTTTCGTTTTTGACTTAGTCCTTGATGTTCTCCTCATGAGCAATCCCAGCCTCTTCTCTTCACGGAAAACTGTAGCCAGAGTGTTCAGTAATTTCATAAttaaatttctgattttgtgTTCATGTTTTTATATGTATTTCAAGGCCCATTATATGCAACCTGTATTCAAACAACTGCAGTTTTAGCCATGCTTCAATATTGGAAGTCTTTATTGTGCTATTTCTTAACTTGTAAGAGCTGTAATATGTCTGTGAGtcaatgttctttttttcttttgcaacatAACTTCCGTATTTCATCCAAATTCCTACTCATCcttataatttaaattaataggAATTAACAGAAAGATACACAATAGGAAGGTACATTTTCTGATGCTGGAAAGTGGATGCAACAGATTCAGCCAGAAATCTTCAGGGgacctttttgcttttttgtttttgttttgaagccTGGCTCTGTGGTGATATTAGGGTTTTGGAGTTGGAGGGGGTTAATCCATGTtgatttgggtttggttttttttccttatgaagTTAAATTAATGTGTCTgtcttaaaatcttttaaaatgtgtttttttctgtttaggaTATCAGTTCAGATTCAAATGCAGAGAAACTTGCATTGAAATACTGTCCTCAAGTTGTTTTAAGTAATAAGTCATTATTTACTTTACTGAATAATCATGGGCTAAACTACAAGGAACAATGGGAAATTCCAGTTTGTGTTAAAATGATCCCTGTTGCAGGTATAGCATGATTTTgttataaaaattacttttttgtttgtgaagACCTGTATATATTCTCATAGTCACTTTGTGCTGACtgaacaggaaattaaaaaatccagcaaAGCCAACTGCAGGAAGGTAGGAGGTAGTCTGGTTTTGTCTGCACAATAATAGGACAGTTTAATTTTGGgttcatttaaaaaaggaagaagctaTGGTTCATTAAAATAGTAATTGTAATTATAAGCTCAGGTTTTTACCTTTCCTGAAGAAGCAGCGCTCTAGACAGTAGCTATAAGAAAATAGTTTCTCATAGGtacatgaatatttttaatttaaggagTCAAACAATGGAATGACATTTTACTTGTTCAAGCACATTAATGGGCATAATTTGAAGTTAATAGTTATCAGTTGTCATCTGGTAAGGCATCAGGGATGTTTGTGgtgtaaagaaaaatgtgtagTTTAATCggatttttcatgaaaaatgaacttaaaaaaaaatctatttttatctACCCTTTCAAGGAAGAGAGCTAATAGGAAGGTCATTTTGTAGGTTTTTACACCTTGTTCTATCCTCTTACTGAGAATAGTAACAACCTCTAGAGCTATAACCATTAACATTGAATTTGGACATAGAGCATTTTccacttggggaaaaaaatcagatacgTGTCCTTTGGCTTTTCAAATCTGTATGCTCTGCTcattggaaagaaaacaaatgcatgaAGCTCTTAAAATTATCAAGTGAACTGATTTCATTAtctaaagaagaaattattaagtTTTATGAGATAACATGGAGCAAACATCTTCTGGTATTTACATCATAGAATGATTAATAATCATTAATGTCCATGGAGATCACTTTTCCCATAtgcaacaaaaaatgttttgaataaACTAATTAACTCATCTGGATGCTATACTTGAGTTGTTAAGCATTCCATCAGTAATATGAACATAGATTTCCTCTTGTGTTACACTTTTATTTAATTCGTAAGGGTTTTTTCATGATGAGTACGATTATTGTTGTTTTACAGTGGTCAGGGTGTGAGCATTTCACAGAAATTCCAATAGCAGAATTCTCTATGGTAGTAAATAAGCTGTCAAATACCtacaaaatcaaaattttaCACTTTgctaaatgaaattaaattactttatCTGGAAAAATATGTCTGACTCCTTTTATATCAGCCTTGCAgtttttaatcttaatttttagATCCGAAATTAATACATAAAGGACTTTCTGAATATATTCTGCATTTAAGATCTGGTTACCAGTTAAACTGGTGTGTATCCTACTGCAGAATCCTAGTGATTCACACTGTATGGGGACATACGTTTGGTTTCTGTTGGTAATGAATAAGAGTATAGTTATTTTCTTCTGGCATGAATGTGGAATGGATTTGACCATGATTGATCAGTCATGTTACTTAGGTTATTTAacagtcttttttcctttaatatgtACTTGGTCTCTTTCCATGCTTGAAAAGGTAGCAAACCAGCTAAAGTGGTTTATGTTGATTCACCCCTGCTGAGAAAAGAAATGACAGTCAGAGAGAGGAACCAGCTCTTCCATGAAATTCCAATGGACTTCCTAGCAACTAAAACATCTTATGTTTCAATTTCTGATGTCTCAATGGACAAACCAGCTGAGGACAACCTGTTTCAGTGGGATGTAGGTAGCTTTACCCTTTCttaaaaaacaggaaataaaacaaaggcCTACTTTACAATTCATAAGTTACTTGTTCAGTGGTATTGAAGGAAAATATACATTTACTGTTAGTAATTTTTGTGCTGCTGGTCACAGCACAAAATTATGTCTGGTTCCTTTAAATGCTTCTGTTGAACTTCATCTTTAATGTTCAGttcattaaaatgcattttgatgAGTTTATCTAAGTGGGAATAGTTTTCTCAAGAGTTGTCTTTTTAAGGGCCTTTCTGTTCCTAGGGCTTAAGGTAATGCATGTTAAacacaggaagaatttttttccaattactGACTTAAACCATGTTGCCCTTTCTCTCAACGTTCAAAATAGGGATAGTAGAaccttttttatgttttcattttgacaGTGTCTCATTTGTCATTAAATGCTTTActtctttgtttggtttggggttttcttgttagtttgtttagttttgttttgttgtttggttgggttcTTTCTAAAATTTTGTTAGGtgttaatattattttttcctccctgtttcaAGATGTCTTCTGATACTTACCAGTACAGGAAGATTCCCCTACCAGATGACACAGGGATGGATTTTGATGGTGATGTGACAGAACTGGAAACTTTTGGAGCAACTGTCAAGCGCTCAAGAGCTTCTAAAATGGAaagttcttctcctgcagttaGTAGCACTGCTAAAGTTGTATCACATGGCCTAAAAATGGGTGAAAAAAGTACACCCATCATAAACAATGTAggtgaagaagagaaaaacaccATTTCTGAGCAGCAGGTTTCATCATGTGCCAGTATGCAGCTTCCATCGTTAGACAGCTTTCTGTGCATCAGCCCTGAAGAAAATTCATCTCAAAAAAGCTTTCATTCAGAGGAGGTAGGACTGAACAAGGCACAGCACGTCATGACCAAGGAATTATCAGGCAATGAAACAACATTCAGTACCCTGTCTAATGCTCTCAGTGGCAAGAAAGAGGCTGATGTTGGACAAAAAAATGAGATCTGTGCTTCTTTATGCAGTAGTGACACAGATGAAGAGCGTTTGATAATTGATACAGAATCTAAAACCACTGATAGTTGCAAAACTGCTGTACCAAACATTGTTTTTCAAACCTCAGCAGACACTCCCAAATCCCCTTCCCTCACCCAGGTTCCACTAGGAAGCGTGACTGATTGTTCATCTACCAAGGATCAGGAAAGAAATGCCTCCAGAAAGCATACAAGAAAGTTGTCCAAAGAATTTGATCCTGTTGGGCagattttgaaaatgcaaactGAACTTCTCAAGTCACCTTCCAAAAAAGATTATGAGCAGCCAGCAGTGAGCTGTGATAATTCTAACGCTGTGCCAGCCCATGAGTCTCAGTCTTCAAATCCACTGGTGAACTCCAGCAGAGAAACAGTTCCAGCCCCTGCCTCAAATCCCAGTGTCTCATCTAGAAATACCTGGACTTGGCTTTTTCAGGGAGTGCCAAGGAGTAAGTGATTGTGTTCATTGTGTAAGGAGTAAAATTGCAAATTTTCACTTAAATTTAACAGAAACCATTTCTTACCTGAAGGACATGATAATAATACCTATGTTACATTTGGAGAtatgacttaatttttttttttttttaacagtaccTTCTGTGAGAATTACTGTCCTTCACGCTTAAGGGAGCATTTTGAGAGCTGTTTGTCCACAGAGATGAATGTGAAATACTCTTTTACTTGAGAGAAACAAGAAGCTATTAAACAAGGTTTTTAAGCAACgaaaagaaatagttttgtaGTGGAATGAGTtacttttttctcagaaattcaaatattttaggCTGGTTTGCAAGTGTCCAAGAGTCACAGTTTAGTTGTTGTTTCTTCTCTCCCAACAATCTGTTCCCCAAGATTAATGAGAAATGGCTTGAGCAACCAGTTACTCTTATTATATCTCTGTCTCTTAAAAGGCCAGAGAGTGGAATTCAGGTATTTGATAATAgtttactgttatttttaatagagGTAGTGAGGCTGATATTTGCTAAGATGCCCAAGAGTgtgaaaaaatagaataattttccaaacagaaaGTTCTATAGCAAACTGATAAATCTCGAGTGTCTTCTTTTGCAGAAAACCTGAACTGAGTTAAATGTTTTACTAACAGATAATAATTTCTGTTCACTTGGATGATAGTGTCTCACACAGGATAGATGTGTTCAAAGATGCACATGAACTCCAAATTTAAggttaaatgtatttatttgtaacACTGCAGCAATACTTATTTGTATACGTATATCTAGAtacttatttttatatgtaGTTTTGACACATATTTCCACATATCTGCAGGACAAAACAGTTACTCTGAAGCAGGTTGAAGATTATTCTTGTTTAGtttaaatgttttgttaaaATACCTCTTaagggatgcagggatgttTGTTAACCTATCTCAAAGCTGCACTTTGACATCTAAAGAAATTGAGTGTTTCTTTTGAATATATTACTACTGAATTTGAAGGTGAAGCAATCTCAGTTTGGAACAGGGGCTTGTGCTACCATAAGTGGATGGCAGCTTTCAGGagacatattttaaatacaatttttgtctcttttgtgTTGAGTGATGATGGGTTAAAAACCAGCCTTTGAACTCCATTTTATGAGCAGTGTCTCACAGCTCTGTGTAAGAAATCTAATGATAAGAATAAAATCTGGgggaatatttaaaaatacacagtgtttaaaaattatAGGGGACATTTTCCAagtttaaattgtttttatgcATAAGCAACTTCTAACTAAATGTTTGCTACCCCAAAATTTTAGGAAACAAAGCAGATCCTGTTTacaaaaacaaatacaaaacctTAAAACATGtactgcaagagaaaaaaactaatTAGTTTCATGGTAAGGAATGTGCAAGcttgtaattttctgttttatttattttcattaggaAAGCTGACAAGTGAACTTCAAATGCTTGAGGAAGACCCTTCGGAGTATGAGGCACCGCAGGATGGCAACCTTGTATATAAGCTCTTCAGTCTGCATG
This genomic window contains:
- the ICE2 gene encoding little elongation complex subunit 2; its protein translation is MPLGISGGGETGNRRVHLPQGSLKMAAGGQLLSWDISPKNGSEVFFSREIYEKYSLAPSLSELWRLSNREAKKNVEALSNSSENRQTTTQAADPVQGEAESTADDHPFPEPRVPYPFTSCMTEKEQKTYLYLMTKYSKKLNHFQVNAASQRELFTYQQMREVVNNEITEFMKYAQNAAKSCAQDYDVISEDALLYTEELFRACIRHVQKYPEVYNLQEIMSIMGGKFHTQLTFRLEKNLLVMGTARRVNTDFSTMPVQLPTDYKTVTSIITPEKKASFIHNDISSDSNAEKLALKYCPQVVLSNKSLFTLLNNHGLNYKEQWEIPVCVKMIPVAGSKPAKVVYVDSPLLRKEMTVRERNQLFHEIPMDFLATKTSYVSISDVSMDKPAEDNLFQWDMSSDTYQYRKIPLPDDTGMDFDGDVTELETFGATVKRSRASKMESSSPAVSSTAKVVSHGLKMGEKSTPIINNVGEEEKNTISEQQVSSCASMQLPSLDSFLCISPEENSSQKSFHSEEVGLNKAQHVMTKELSGNETTFSTLSNALSGKKEADVGQKNEICASLCSSDTDEERLIIDTESKTTDSCKTAVPNIVFQTSADTPKSPSLTQVPLGSVTDCSSTKDQERNASRKHTRKLSKEFDPVGQILKMQTELLKSPSKKDYEQPAVSCDNSNAVPAHESQSSNPLVNSSRETVPAPASNPSVSSRNTWTWLFQGVPRRKLTSELQMLEEDPSEYEAPQDGNLVYKLFSLHDLLLLVRCSVQKVKSLPRYKKKKKPQKLTPVFLLPKLEYQAYYGVEALTESEVCQLWTESMLHSECLFYIGRIDAFTSKLIMLEKISPEALREKVRLIKPANSLNILHHILKKVSDLQEGSYLLSHAAGDSSVAIYKSSLDKSVRASYNLHKAHCDLPPVPATLSVPWVPLDPSLPLPYHMIHGRVPCTFPPAPQESKRKQKVTGVKGQSDTPYEGKPVAMETKGNPAKPVRNQGVATKKQKKNGCQQRMMKKKWKMKYNKRQQK